In Excalfactoria chinensis isolate bCotChi1 chromosome 3, bCotChi1.hap2, whole genome shotgun sequence, one DNA window encodes the following:
- the LOC140250383 gene encoding ninein-like protein has translation MEAKELLLQQAINHQVKLEADARFLQGKEATLHGRLNLMMKENTQLQNKVMEMGEKLTASEKLVLELQKELSFVVKDKLDQEEPHNPELLNHSKYFAEIVLEYERQCQVQVGSSAAVLS, from the exons ATGGAGGCAAAAGAACTGCTTTTGCAGCAAGCCATCAACCATCAAGTGAAGCTGGAGGCTGATGCACGGTTCCTCCAGGGCAAAGAGGCCACCCTTCATGGGAGACTGAACCTCATGATGAAG GAGAACAcacaactgcaaaacaaagtcATGGAGATGGGTGAGAAACTGACAGCCTCTGAGAAGCTGGTGTTGGAGCTTCAGAAAGAGCTCAGCTTTGTTGTGAAGGACAAG CTGGACCAGGAAGAGCCTCACAACCCAGAGCTCCTGAACCACAGCAAATACTTTGCAGAGATTGTGCTGGAATACGAGCGGCAATGCCAGGTACAAgtgggcagctctgcagcagtgctgtcatgA
- the EIF4A3 gene encoding eukaryotic initiation factor 4A-III — protein MSGSAGSGGATGSARKRIMKEEDMTKVEFETSEEVDVTPTFDTMGLREDLLRGIYAYGFEKPSAIQQRAIKQIIKGRDVIAQSQSGTGKTATFSISVLQCLDIQVRETQALILAPTRELAVQIQKGLLALGDYMNVQCHACIGGTNVGEDIRKLDYGQHVVAGTPGRVFDMIRRRSLRTRAIKMLVLDEADEMLNKGFKEQIYDVYRYLPPATQVVLISATLPHEILEMTNKFMTDPIRILVKRDELTLEGIKQFFVAVEREEWKFDTLCDLYDTLTITQAVIFCNTKRKVDWLTEKMREANFTVSSMHGDMPQKERESIMKEFRSGASRVLISTDVWARGLDVPQVSLIINYDLPNNRELYIHRIGRSGRYGRKGVAINFVKNDDIRILRDIEQYYSTQIDEMPMNVADLI, from the exons ATGTCGGGGTCCGCGGGCTCCGGCGGCGCCACCGGCTCGGCGCGGAAACGGATCATGAAGGAGGAAGACATGACGAAGGTGGAGTTCGAGACGAGCGAGGAGGTGGACGTGACGCCCACTTTCGACACCATGGGGCTGCGGGAGGACCTGCTGCGCGGCATCTACGCCTACG GGTTCGAGAAGCCGTCGGCCATCCAGCAGCGAGCCATCAAGCAGATCATCAAGGGACGAGACGTGATCGCGCA GTCACAGTCGGGAACGGGGAAAACAGCGACGTTCTCCATCtccgtgctgcagtgcctggaCATACAG GTTCGCGAGACCCAGGCACTGATCTTAGCACCAACCCGAGAGCTGGCTGTGCAGATTCAGAAG GGTCTTCTTGCTCTGGGAGACTACATGAATGTCCAGTGTCACGCCTGCATCGGGGGGACCAACGTGGGTGAAGACATCCGAAAGCTGGACTATGGACAGCACGTTGTTGCTGGCACTCCAGGCCGGGTGTTTG ATATGATCCGGCGACGAAGCTTAAGGACTCGTGCTATCAAAATGCTGGTGCTGGATGAAGCCGATGAAATGCTCAACAAAG GTTTTAAGGAGCAGATTTATGATGTGTACAGATATTTACCTCCAGCTACGCAGGTGGTGCTGATCAGTGCCACTTTGCCTCATGAAATTCTGGAGATGACCAACAAATTCATGACAGACCCCATTCGCATCTTGGTGAAACG TGATGAATTGACCCTCGAAGGAATCAAGCAGTTTTTTGTGGCTGTGGAGAGGGAAGAATGGAAGTTTGACACCTTGTGCGACCTCTACGACACGCTGACTATCACCCAGGCTGTCATCTTCTGTAACACCAAGAGAAAG GTAGACTGGCtcacagagaaaatgagagaagcCAACTTCACTGTTTCCTCCATGCATGGGGATATGCCACAGAAGGAGAGAGAGTCCATCATGAAAGAATTCAGATCTGGTGCAAG CCGAGTCCTTATTTCAACAGACGTTTGGGCTAGAGGTCTGGATGTGCCTCAGGTTTCCCTGATCATCAATTATGACTTACCCAACAACAGAGAACTGTACATACACAG AATTGGCCGCTCGGGTCGATATGGCCGAAAGGGTGTAGCTATCAACTTCGTGAAGAACGACGACATCCGCATCCTGCGAGACATCGAGCAGTACTACTCCACTCAGATAGATGAGATGCCCATGAACG ttgcTGATCTTATCTGA